DNA sequence from the Solea solea chromosome 12, fSolSol10.1, whole genome shotgun sequence genome:
CTATTTGCTTCATTTCCTGTCAGTAAACACTGGCCTATATTGAACAGTGCCTTGCATTTTACACAGTCAGCTCCTTTCGGTCAGTTGTTGCTCTCACAACTGCCAGATGAAGACAATGACTTTGTTTCAATTCCCTTGTTCAAATCCCTGTGGCTCCTTAAAGTTACATCATTGAGTGGTAGGAAGCTGTCGACTGCAATCATCAGCTATTCCCCTTCTTCAGCTTCTCAGTCTGTAGTGTCGTGTGGTAGTGATGGATGATGCCCAATTTTTTGAGCAGCATCCTTTTGCAGCAGCACTGTTTTAATCTATATTGGAGTAAAAATCAATATCATGGCCTTGGCATCAATTTTGACCATTTTCATTAAAGTGTCTTTTGCAAAGTCTCACAGTTGTAtccctttaaataataataggaAATACATCAGTGGTGAAAACAAACTCCTTGTGCAGCCTAATGAAACCCAGCAAGCTTGAAATGCACTGCAATTAAGGCTAAATGCAAATCCAAGACTTATGGACTTCATCCACTTTGTCCCCATTTTTCTGCACATATTTAGCATATTAAACACTGGCCCCtcctctttattttatatttatatttatatttttatagggggtggagtggctcagtggttaagaccctaccttgtgtacgaaagacatcatggtcgcaagttcgattccacccctggctaattgtacttgtttccattgtaagtcgctttggataaaagcgtctgctaaatgacatgtaatgtaatgtaatattttaatctAATACTTTACCCAGATGTAAAGTTCAAGGTAatgataaattaaatattatatatggtgttttttttagtgaagtGTTTTCTAAATAGAAACACATCTCCAGTTTTAAAGTTCAGTTGCAATCACTTAAGAacaaatgttaataaatgtgGTTGCTCCTAAGAGTAATTAAGCAGACATACTGAATGAAATAGAGACAACCAGGATCATTTCAGCTTCCCATTTGTTTGACTGTTGGCAGCCTTAATGTGCAATTCAAGAGAGTAATCCAATAGCATTTGTTGCAGTAACAACCTCAGACAAATTGCCctttatgttttatataattTGTCCACAAGCTATTGTTGTACCAGATTAAATGCAGATCCTGGAAAACATTAATAGAAGGAGAAATTGCTTGTATGAATCATCCAGTTTATCCTCATTTTACCTGCTTTAGGTTTGTCCAGAAGACTTACCTGAATGTCAGGAGAGCTGCCCCAATACTAGCATGGTGCACTGCTGTAAtagcctttttttgtttataaaaacaaaagattagTTGACGCCGGAACAAATCTTTTCTCATTTCTGTTCCAGAGAGACTGTGTTTAATGCTCAACAGTAAAGATAAACCTTTCTCCAGgacatattttatctttttaatccTGGGACTCATTAGTATTCTGCTGTATCTGTTATTATTTTACCAGCTctaatttaaaatgacttttgtcATAGAAATGAGCTCAGTGGGCATGCACTCTGATAATTTACAGAGcgaaaataacaaaataaaaaacaacttggcagaggagcattttaaacaaacaggCCCAACAAATGGTGCTTATTTATTCATAGATGTACCTTCATCtccatataaatgtgtgtggcCTCTTagagttttgtttgttgtttagaTCCACTCAAAGATCTAATTTCTTCGCAGTATTTCTTCTCCCGGAGAAAGCATCATTTCAACTTGTTAGATATTCTTTTATCGTCTCAATATCTGATTTCTCAAGCTGCTGTCTAAAATAGAGGCGCTTTTGTGAGGAGTTTCACAACACTGACTCACAGCTGTCATTATAATTCCACTTACTGTTGCTGTGTCGCTTCTCAGCAGCCACTGTCTGACACAAAGGTAAAATAGACCACTTTTCTGGCAGACTGTTTTTCTCCATAAAATGGTATTTGAGCAATGAATAACCCAATGAATTATAATTTGCATATGAAGTTACTGCACCCAGTGGCACGGTGGGCTTCATTTTGGTGTAAGATGCCAAAAAAGGAACAGATTGTGTCATTTTTTGAAAGTTAAAGGATTTGTCAACTATTCATGCAAATATCACACTGAATAATGACCATTTGTTTTCTATGTAATGTAGCATTTGTTGATTGGTGAAATTGCTATGACAGCTGCACACAAACTGAACAGACAGGCGATGTTTACCCTCGTGACTCGTTACAATAAAGACCAAAGTGACTCATCATTAGtaatcattattgttttttccaGTGATAATGTCACTTGTATGTTGGTCACTTAGTGTTTCATTACAACCCACTTAAAGATTAATGTCCACCCAGCAAGATATTCATAACCCAGTACAGCAAATTGTttcaaattgaatcatttttgcagtatgtttttatttaaactatgGATCAAATTGTCTGTGATTATACCAGATACCTGCTGTTTGGAAGCAGGTGATGAAGTGTTTGTTATTCTGAGGTCGATACTAATCTTCAATAATCAGTGGTCTTACCCAAGTGATGACAAGGATCAGAATTTTAAATGTAAGGTCAGCCAgttgtgtcattttaatatcCACTGAATAACTGGGCTGCTGTTTGTCTCTGATTTCCTGCAGCGAGAGGAGTGATCATGAGGCTGATATGGAAGTCCATGGACAAGATGAGGTGTTTCAGGAAACGATCCATGTTCCCATTCCTCGGCTTCTTCGTCACCTTTCTGCTCTTCTTTAACCTGTACATGGATGGTGGATATGTTCTGGTAGGTTTCTCATTGTGacatttattaaatatgatGATGCTCAAGtgctttgtcttttttgttcagCTCAGCGTGCACTTGTTTTTAAGTCATTTCCCTGTCATTTTAGGAGGCTGAAAAAAGACAACTGGGGGAGACACTGATGCATCCTGCAAATTCTGAAAGATATGTCCACACATTTAGAGACTTATCCAATTTCTCTGGGACCATCAATGTGACATATCGATATCTTGCAGGGATTCCTCTGACACGCAAAAGTAGGTATTTCTACCAAAAATGATACCACTTTGATGTTTGAACGTgtcaaatgaaacacaacaagAAGTATTTTAGGATTTAGTATAGTAAAGTATAGTAAAGTGACTCAAGTATTTTGTGTTCACAGAGTATCTGACCATTGGTCTGTCATCTGTCAAGAGGAAAAAGGGAAATTATCTTCTAGAAACCATCAAATCCATATTTGATCAGTCCAGTTATGAGGAACTTAAAGAGATTGTGGTCGTGGTCCACCTTGCAGACTTTGACCTGGTCTGGTGTGAGAACCTGGTGCAGGAAATCACCAGGAAATTTGCTCACCACATCATTGCCGGACGCCTCCTGGTGATCCAGGCTCTAGAGGAGTATTATCCATCTCTTGATGGGTTAAAAAGGAACTACAATGACCCAGAGGACAGGGTTCGTTTCCGCTCTAAGCAGAATGTTGACTACGCTTTCCTCCTCAACTTCTGCACAAACCTCTCTCACTTCTACATGATGTTAGAGGATGATGTGCGCTGCTCCAGGAACTTCCTGACAGCGCTGAAGAAGGTGATCACCTCCAGAGAGGGCTCCTATTGGGTGATGCTGGAGTTTTCCAAGCTGGGCTACATCGGCAAGCTGTATCACTCCAGAGACCTTCCACGTCTGGCTCATTTCCTGCTCATGTTCTACCAGGAAATGCCCTGTGACTGGCTCCTCATCCATTTCAGAGGGCTGCTCGCTCAGAAGGATGTGATCCGCTTCAAGCCCTCACTTTTCCAGCACATGGGTTACTACTCTTCCTACAAAGGAGCAGAGAACAAACTGAAGGATGACGACTTTGAGGAAGACTCCATAGACATTCCTGACAACCCCCCTGCCAGCctttacacaaacataaatgtttttgaaaactaTGATGCCACAAAGGCTTACAGTAGTATAGCTGATGAATATTTCTGGGGGAAACCCCCCTGC
Encoded proteins:
- the LOC131470265 gene encoding alpha-1,3-mannosyl-glycoprotein 4-beta-N-acetylglucosaminyltransferase C-like — translated: MRLIWKSMDKMRCFRKRSMFPFLGFFVTFLLFFNLYMDGGYVLEAEKRQLGETLMHPANSERYVHTFRDLSNFSGTINVTYRYLAGIPLTRKKYLTIGLSSVKRKKGNYLLETIKSIFDQSSYEELKEIVVVVHLADFDLVWCENLVQEITRKFAHHIIAGRLLVIQALEEYYPSLDGLKRNYNDPEDRVRFRSKQNVDYAFLLNFCTNLSHFYMMLEDDVRCSRNFLTALKKVITSREGSYWVMLEFSKLGYIGKLYHSRDLPRLAHFLLMFYQEMPCDWLLIHFRGLLAQKDVIRFKPSLFQHMGYYSSYKGAENKLKDDDFEEDSIDIPDNPPASLYTNINVFENYDATKAYSSIADEYFWGKPPCTGDFFIIIFSKPTKISRIKIVTGTDDRQNDILHHGALEVGQRSVETKHGRQCTSYITLGEFKGGNIEVNNVDHKIGFDIECVRIVVTANQKEWLIIRTISLWTTQAVSQLKK